A genomic window from Luteolibacter sp. LG18 includes:
- a CDS encoding 4-hydroxy-3-methylbut-2-enyl diphosphate reductase, which translates to MSDAAEKSKRPRVNVRRPEVMELVAAEVARHYQSSIVEKIRNHSGELTVGTTTVRLAQQFGFCYGVERAIDLAYAARRVFPESRIFLIGEIIHNPEVNRQLVDMGIVSLPWQEMNGSYDDLTADDVVIVPAFGAPTPFMDKIEQQGCYVVDTTCGDVMKVWRRVRGYAKEGVTSIIHGKAGHEETRATASRAQGENGLGHYLIILTLADTDYVCDYIRGKVDKAAFLAKFADAISPGFDPDQHLTRVGVANQTTMLKSETEEIQRRVRDAMVTRDGDAANFQVFDTICGATQERQDALFQMLDKQMDLLLVVGGYNSSNTTHLVEIGEEHLPTFFIRDASCLRSLEEIVHYDIHHKEEISSSYSQLLLGDQPVTIGITAGASCPNNLIEDTILKVFELRGVSREQLVVA; encoded by the coding sequence ATGAGCGACGCCGCTGAGAAATCAAAACGCCCCCGGGTCAATGTCCGCCGTCCCGAGGTCATGGAACTGGTCGCCGCCGAGGTGGCGCGCCACTACCAGTCCAGCATCGTCGAGAAGATCCGCAACCACAGCGGCGAGCTGACCGTGGGCACCACCACCGTCCGCCTCGCCCAGCAGTTCGGCTTCTGCTACGGCGTCGAGCGCGCCATCGACCTCGCCTACGCCGCCCGCCGCGTGTTCCCGGAGAGCCGCATCTTCCTGATCGGGGAAATCATCCACAATCCCGAGGTCAACCGCCAGCTCGTGGACATGGGCATCGTGTCCCTGCCGTGGCAGGAGATGAACGGCAGCTACGACGACCTCACCGCGGACGACGTGGTGATCGTCCCGGCCTTCGGTGCCCCCACCCCTTTCATGGACAAGATCGAGCAGCAGGGCTGCTACGTCGTCGACACCACCTGTGGCGATGTGATGAAGGTCTGGCGGCGCGTCCGCGGCTACGCCAAGGAAGGCGTGACCTCGATCATCCACGGCAAGGCCGGCCACGAGGAAACCCGTGCCACCGCCTCCCGCGCCCAGGGGGAAAACGGCCTCGGTCACTACCTGATCATCCTCACCCTCGCCGACACCGACTACGTCTGCGACTACATCCGCGGCAAGGTCGACAAGGCCGCCTTCCTCGCGAAGTTCGCGGACGCCATTTCCCCGGGCTTCGATCCCGACCAGCATCTCACCCGCGTCGGCGTGGCGAACCAGACGACCATGCTCAAGAGCGAGACCGAGGAGATCCAGCGCCGCGTCCGCGATGCCATGGTCACCCGCGATGGCGACGCCGCGAATTTCCAGGTCTTCGACACCATCTGCGGAGCCACCCAGGAGCGCCAGGACGCCCTCTTCCAGATGCTGGACAAGCAGATGGACCTGCTCCTCGTGGTCGGCGGCTACAACAGCTCGAACACCACCCACCTCGTGGAGATCGGCGAGGAGCATCTCCCCACCTTCTTCATCCGGGATGCCTCCTGCCTGAGGTCGCTGGAGGAAATCGTCCACTACGACATCCATCACAAGGAGGAGATCAGCAGCTCCTATTCCCAGCTCTTGCTCGGCGACCAGCCGGTGACCATCGGCATCACCGCCGGGGCCTCCTGCCCGAACAACCTCATCGAGGACACCATCCTCAAGGTCTTCGAACTCCGCGGCGTGTCCCGCGAACAGCTCGTGGTCGCCTGA
- a CDS encoding TIGR02206 family membrane protein: MPVFHPFTAQHFIALAIGAVIGAILILAGRKGGRPKRIAIGLLATLNLSAYVMVRLAWKGHADPGIDNMLPFQLCDLAAILAGLALLTRRRTLRDLTYFWGLAATTQALLTPALQAGFPSWPFVVFFIQHFAIVTTALFLPLADGWRPRSPWWSSPARAWLWANVYIVCALGVNTWLGSNFGFASRKPSNPSLLDHLGPWPWYLLSLQGIAFLLFLLLSLPFLRRNPGGK; the protein is encoded by the coding sequence GTGCCCGTCTTCCACCCCTTCACCGCCCAGCACTTCATCGCCCTCGCGATCGGGGCGGTGATCGGTGCCATCCTGATCCTCGCCGGACGGAAAGGCGGTCGACCCAAGCGCATCGCCATCGGCCTCCTCGCCACCCTCAATCTCTCCGCCTACGTGATGGTCCGGCTGGCATGGAAGGGCCACGCCGATCCCGGCATCGACAACATGCTGCCGTTCCAGCTCTGCGACCTGGCGGCCATCCTCGCCGGGCTGGCGCTGCTGACCCGCCGCCGCACGCTCCGCGACCTGACCTATTTCTGGGGCCTCGCCGCCACCACCCAGGCCCTGCTGACGCCCGCCCTCCAGGCCGGGTTCCCGTCCTGGCCATTCGTCGTCTTCTTCATCCAGCACTTCGCCATCGTCACCACCGCCCTGTTCCTGCCACTGGCGGACGGCTGGCGGCCCCGCAGCCCGTGGTGGAGCAGTCCGGCCCGGGCCTGGCTGTGGGCGAATGTCTACATCGTTTGCGCCCTGGGGGTGAATACCTGGCTGGGCTCGAACTTCGGATTCGCCTCGCGGAAGCCCTCGAATCCCAGCCTGCTGGACCACCTCGGACCCTGGCCGTGGTATCTCCTTTCCCTCCAAGGGATTGCCTTTTTGCTCTTCCTGCTCCTGTCCCTGCCCTTCCTCCGGCGGAATCCCGGCGGAAAATGA
- a CDS encoding DUF4240 domain-containing protein — MNQDAFWKIVETSHARSGGDMERKCEILHDLLSKLSQQELDSFTDHFDQADAYAYSWPLWAAAYILNGGCSDDSFSDFRATLISMGQTTFENALRDPETLATVRFHNGNPCYEGFQYVPSMVAKSVFGRPPVHRIPLPDEPSGDPWEEEAVDELFPLLATSVIAYRKAKTPDTKQPWWKIF, encoded by the coding sequence ATGAACCAGGATGCCTTTTGGAAAATCGTTGAAACATCCCACGCACGGTCCGGCGGAGACATGGAGCGGAAATGCGAAATCCTACATGATCTTCTCTCCAAACTCAGCCAACAGGAGTTGGACAGCTTCACGGATCATTTCGACCAAGCCGATGCATATGCCTACAGTTGGCCGTTGTGGGCCGCCGCCTACATCCTGAACGGAGGTTGCTCCGACGATTCATTCTCGGACTTCCGGGCCACCTTGATTTCCATGGGGCAGACAACCTTCGAGAATGCCCTCCGGGATCCGGAAACACTCGCGACCGTCCGCTTTCACAACGGGAACCCCTGCTACGAAGGATTTCAATACGTTCCGTCGATGGTGGCCAAGTCCGTCTTCGGCCGCCCTCCCGTCCACCGGATTCCACTTCCGGACGAGCCATCCGGCGATCCATGGGAAGAAGAAGCCGTGGATGAACTTTTCCCGTTACTCGCCACAAGCGTCATCGCCTACCGGAAAGCAAAAACCCCGGACACCAAACAGCCCTGGTGGAAGATCTTCTGA
- a CDS encoding glucosidase, whose amino-acid sequence MPSEQTRLDADRERLHNWKRWGPYLSERQWATVREDYSADGEAWNSFPHDHARSRAYRWGEDGLLGFADRECRMCFALALWNGRDPILKERLFGLTGLEGNHGEDVKECYYYLDSTPTHSYAKALYKYPHAPFPYSELIQENGRRRDELVRREYELTETGVFDSNRYHDVFVEYAKGGPDDLCIRITLANRGPEPATLHLLPTLWFRNVWSWGWQEPPPKPGLWLESPGVVRATHAELGDYRFTFDTGAPVLFTENDTNHQRLWGQPNDSPYVKDAFHRHVIDGDPGAVNPANTGTKCAPHFRLDLAAGETRVVHLRLTRDGEPAPEAEAVFADRLREADEFYAQAGAEARQAYAGLLWSKQYYHYVVEYWLKGDPAGPPPPAERLKGRNCGWDHVFCNEVLSMPDKWEYPWFAAWDLAFHMVPMADIDPDFAKRQLGLLLREWYMHPNGELPAYEYDFDAVNPPVHAWAAWRVYKITGQRGNRDRAFLESVFQKLLLNFTWWVNRKDEKGNNLFQGGFLGLDNIGVFDRSKPIPGGGYIDQADGTAWMAFYCITMLSIALELAQENQVYEDLASKFFEHFVHIAEAINNFDDKGLWDEQDGFYYDELNMGDHSIPLRVRSLVGLLPIIAVTVLEEAQLRKLPAFSKRMQWFIDHHPELVQQSTLCPMCGNEKERLLAIPSQERLTRTLRYMLDEAEFLSPHGIRSMSAIHRDHPFVLHQNGSTYCVDYTPAEGTTHVFGGNSNWRGPVWFPINYLLIEALERYHHFYGDDFKVEYPTGSGAMHTLQEIADDLGRRHASLFLPDANGHRPCHGGDARYAEDPHWRDLVLFYEYFHGDTGRGCGASHQTGWTALVTRFLCQGSPTPIQAPS is encoded by the coding sequence ATGCCCTCCGAACAAACCCGCCTCGATGCCGACCGGGAACGCCTCCACAACTGGAAGCGCTGGGGGCCCTATCTGAGCGAGCGCCAGTGGGCCACCGTGCGCGAGGACTACTCGGCCGATGGTGAGGCGTGGAATTCGTTTCCCCACGACCACGCCCGCAGCCGCGCCTACCGCTGGGGCGAGGACGGCCTGCTGGGCTTCGCCGACCGCGAGTGCCGGATGTGTTTCGCACTCGCGCTGTGGAACGGCCGCGATCCGATCCTGAAAGAGCGCCTGTTCGGCCTCACCGGCCTGGAGGGCAACCACGGCGAGGACGTGAAGGAGTGCTACTACTACCTCGATTCCACCCCCACCCACTCCTACGCCAAGGCGCTCTACAAGTATCCCCACGCCCCCTTCCCCTACTCCGAGCTCATCCAGGAAAACGGTCGCCGCCGCGATGAACTGGTGCGCCGCGAATACGAGCTCACTGAAACCGGCGTCTTCGACAGCAACCGCTACCACGACGTGTTCGTGGAATACGCGAAGGGCGGTCCGGACGACCTCTGCATCCGCATCACCCTCGCCAACCGCGGACCGGAACCCGCCACGCTCCACCTGCTGCCCACGCTCTGGTTCCGCAATGTCTGGAGCTGGGGCTGGCAGGAACCACCGCCGAAGCCGGGCCTGTGGCTGGAAAGCCCGGGCGTGGTCCGCGCCACCCATGCCGAACTCGGCGACTACCGCTTCACCTTCGACACCGGCGCGCCGGTGCTGTTCACCGAGAACGACACCAACCACCAGCGGCTGTGGGGGCAACCCAATGACTCGCCTTACGTGAAGGACGCCTTCCACCGCCACGTCATCGACGGCGACCCCGGCGCGGTGAACCCGGCGAACACCGGCACCAAGTGCGCGCCGCATTTCCGCCTCGATCTCGCCGCCGGGGAAACCCGCGTCGTCCACCTGCGGCTGACCCGCGATGGCGAGCCCGCCCCCGAGGCGGAAGCCGTTTTCGCCGACCGCCTCCGCGAGGCCGATGAATTCTACGCCCAGGCCGGAGCCGAAGCCCGCCAGGCCTACGCCGGCCTGCTGTGGAGCAAGCAGTACTACCACTACGTTGTCGAATACTGGTTGAAGGGCGACCCCGCCGGACCGCCGCCGCCCGCCGAACGGCTCAAGGGCCGCAATTGCGGCTGGGACCACGTCTTCTGCAACGAGGTGCTCTCGATGCCGGACAAGTGGGAATACCCGTGGTTCGCCGCCTGGGACCTCGCCTTCCACATGGTCCCGATGGCGGACATCGACCCGGATTTCGCCAAGCGCCAGCTCGGACTGCTACTACGGGAATGGTACATGCACCCGAACGGCGAGCTGCCCGCCTACGAATACGATTTCGACGCGGTCAACCCGCCCGTCCACGCCTGGGCCGCGTGGCGGGTCTACAAGATCACCGGCCAAAGGGGCAACCGCGACCGAGCCTTCCTCGAAAGCGTGTTCCAGAAGCTGCTGCTGAACTTCACCTGGTGGGTGAACCGCAAGGACGAGAAGGGCAACAACCTCTTCCAAGGCGGTTTCCTCGGGCTCGACAACATCGGCGTCTTCGACCGCTCGAAGCCGATCCCCGGCGGCGGCTACATCGACCAGGCCGACGGCACCGCGTGGATGGCCTTCTACTGCATCACCATGCTCTCGATCGCACTGGAGCTGGCGCAGGAAAACCAGGTTTACGAGGACCTCGCCTCGAAGTTCTTCGAGCACTTCGTCCACATCGCGGAGGCGATCAACAACTTCGACGACAAGGGACTGTGGGACGAGCAGGACGGCTTCTACTACGACGAGCTGAACATGGGCGACCACAGCATCCCGCTGCGCGTGCGCTCGCTGGTGGGCCTGCTGCCGATCATCGCCGTGACCGTGCTGGAGGAGGCGCAGCTCCGGAAACTACCCGCTTTCTCCAAGCGCATGCAGTGGTTCATCGACCACCACCCGGAGTTGGTCCAGCAGAGCACGCTCTGCCCGATGTGCGGGAACGAGAAGGAGCGCCTGCTGGCCATCCCCTCCCAGGAACGCCTGACCCGCACACTGCGCTACATGCTGGACGAGGCGGAATTCCTCTCGCCCCACGGTATCCGCTCGATGTCCGCCATCCACCGCGACCATCCCTTCGTCCTGCACCAGAACGGCAGCACCTACTGCGTGGACTACACCCCGGCCGAGGGCACCACCCACGTCTTCGGCGGCAACTCGAACTGGCGCGGGCCGGTGTGGTTTCCGATCAACTACCTGCTCATCGAGGCACTGGAACGCTACCACCACTTCTACGGTGACGATTTCAAAGTGGAGTATCCGACCGGCTCCGGCGCGATGCACACGCTCCAGGAGATCGCGGACGACCTCGGCCGCCGCCACGCCTCCCTGTTCCTCCCGGATGCCAATGGCCACCGCCCGTGCCACGGCGGGGACGCCCGTTACGCGGAAGATCCCCACTGGCGGGACCTCGTCCTGTTCTACGAATACTTCCACGGCGACACCGGCCGCGGCTGCGGCGCCAGCCACCAGACCGGCTGGACCGCCCTGGTGACCCGGTTTTTGTGCCAAGGATCGCCCACCCCGATACAAGCGCCCTCATGA